Proteins encoded within one genomic window of Bacteroidales bacterium:
- a CDS encoding sugar MFS transporter: MDITNAKSRKGSYVFSLIIIGILFFIFGFVTWLNGALIPFLKTACELNDITAYFVTFAFYISYFVMAIPSSKILEKIGFRKGMAVGLAIMAVGAVIFIPAAFARSYALFLTGLFVLGTGLALLQTAVNPYITILGPIESAAKRISIMGICNKFAGVLAPVLLASILLKDAEAIKLNLANMTNFTEKAAVLDALAERMVLPYLLMASFLAALAVMIRFAKLPEINPEKSDINQPEGYNKKNGILKYPHLFLGVIALFFYVGVEVIAGDTIIRYGESLGVAMSSAKYFTSLVLIFMVIGYFFGVLLIPRVISQKNALAVCAVLGIVLSLAAIYVSSFRMFSIPFVDLLTFEIIRIQIPYTVLFVAMLGLANSLVWPAIWPLALDGIGNYTKIGSAFLIMAIAGGATLPLVYGWLAHLFNSTQQAYWITVPCYIIIFYYAVAGHKVKSRKII, encoded by the coding sequence ATGGATATAACTAATGCCAAAAGCCGTAAAGGAAGTTATGTTTTTTCTTTGATAATAATAGGAATATTATTTTTTATTTTTGGTTTTGTAACATGGCTTAACGGAGCATTGATACCGTTTTTAAAAACTGCCTGTGAACTTAATGATATAACTGCATATTTTGTAACTTTTGCGTTCTACATTTCTTATTTTGTAATGGCGATTCCTTCTTCAAAAATACTTGAAAAAATAGGTTTCCGCAAGGGTATGGCAGTGGGGCTAGCTATAATGGCTGTAGGAGCCGTTATATTTATTCCGGCAGCATTTGCCAGGTCATATGCTCTTTTCCTAACAGGCTTGTTTGTTCTTGGTACCGGCCTGGCATTGCTGCAAACTGCCGTTAATCCATACATAACTATTCTTGGCCCCATTGAAAGCGCAGCCAAAAGAATCAGCATTATGGGAATTTGCAACAAATTTGCCGGAGTGCTGGCCCCAGTGTTGCTGGCCTCTATTCTGTTAAAAGATGCAGAAGCGATAAAACTGAATCTGGCAAATATGACAAACTTCACAGAAAAAGCCGCCGTTCTTGATGCCCTTGCCGAAAGAATGGTTCTGCCTTATTTGTTGATGGCTTCTTTTCTGGCAGCCCTTGCCGTGATGATTCGTTTTGCAAAACTTCCTGAAATAAACCCCGAAAAAAGCGATATAAACCAACCAGAAGGCTATAACAAAAAAAATGGTATTTTAAAATATCCGCATCTGTTTTTGGGAGTAATTGCATTGTTTTTTTATGTGGGTGTAGAAGTTATTGCCGGGGATACTATCATACGATATGGCGAATCGTTAGGTGTGGCAATGAGCTCAGCAAAGTACTTTACTTCTTTAGTTTTAATATTTATGGTTATCGGCTATTTTTTTGGTGTACTCTTAATTCCCCGAGTAATCTCTCAAAAAAATGCTTTGGCTGTTTGTGCTGTGCTGGGCATAGTATTATCTCTTGCTGCAATCTATGTGTCTTCTTTCCGTATGTTCTCTATCCCATTTGTTGATTTGCTGACTTTTGAAATTATCCGAATACAGATTCCTTATACCGTTTTATTTGTTGCTATGCTTGGCCTTGCCAATTCTTTGGTATGGCCGGCTATATGGCCACTGGCACTTGACGGAATTGGCAATTATACAAAAATAGGGTCGGCATTTCTGATTATGGCAATAGCCGGTGGTGCGACTTTGCCTCTGGTTTACGGATGGTTAGCGCACCTATTTAACAGCACCCAACAGGCATATTGGATAACCGTGCCTTGTTATATCATTATCTTTTATTATGCAGTTGCCGGGCATAAAGTAAAATCAAGAAAAATTATTTAA
- a CDS encoding ZIP family metal transporter translates to MKLILAFGGGFLFSLTFIELIPEIYSRDAHYMGFFVLLGFFIQLLLDFITKGVEHGHHSQHENLDQPCRKKKEPMVFLGLMIGICIHSFLEGMPLSTNFHNEELQGKLLTGIVIHNIPISIVLASLLLHTGMRKATTILLLLIFAFSSPLGTITSFFLGENIIEDMSKFFSIILAIVVGIFLHISTTILFESDGNHKFNFSKIFVILLGFSATILLALLIH, encoded by the coding sequence ATGAAATTAATTCTTGCCTTTGGGGGAGGATTTTTGTTTTCTCTGACCTTCATTGAACTAATACCCGAAATATATTCCCGCGATGCTCATTATATGGGTTTCTTTGTTTTATTAGGTTTTTTTATACAACTATTATTGGATTTTATAACCAAAGGAGTTGAACATGGGCATCACAGCCAGCATGAAAATCTCGACCAGCCCTGCAGAAAAAAGAAAGAACCCATGGTTTTTTTAGGTTTGATGATAGGAATATGTATTCATTCATTTCTCGAAGGTATGCCGCTTTCCACAAATTTTCACAACGAAGAACTTCAGGGCAAACTTCTTACAGGTATTGTTATTCATAATATTCCGATATCAATAGTACTTGCCAGCTTGTTATTACATACAGGAATGCGAAAAGCGACAACCATACTTCTGTTATTGATTTTTGCATTTTCGTCTCCTCTGGGTACCATTACAAGTTTTTTTCTCGGAGAAAATATTATTGAGGATATGTCAAAATTTTTCAGTATCATACTTGCCATAGTGGTAGGCATTTTTCTTCACATCTCAACAACAATTTTATTTGAATCAGACGGAAATCATAAGTTTAATTTCAGCAAAATTTTTGTCATCCTCTTGGGGTTTTCTGCTACAATTCTGTTAGCATTACTAATTCACTAA